In the genome of bacterium, the window CTTTCGAGTTCAGACGGGAGCTCTCTTCTTGGTTCTCTCAGCACACCGAGAACGGAGTTGATTCTTCTTAGAATATCGAGACCTTTATCGGCATCCGCACCAGTTATTCCTCTTTCGGCAGATATTTTGTTTATCGTTCTAACCATTTCGAAAATAGAGGCGAGGGCAGGGGAGATATTAAGATCATCGTCCATTGCTCTCTCGAATCCTTCCAAACCGTCCTTGAGCGCTTCCGTAACCTTTGGGTCAGTACCGGGAATATTTTTGGCAGCGTATTCCTCAAGCATATCTCTGAACTCACGCAGTCTATCTATTGCGGATTCCGCTGCTTTTATTCCTTCGAAGGTGAAATTAAGTTTCTGCCTGTAGTGGGTCGATAATAGTAAATATCGTATTGCCATAGGTTTATATGATTTTTCTAATAAATCGCGTAAAGTGTAATAGTTTCCGAGTGATTTCGACATTTTTTTACCTTCGACGATGAGATGAGCGCAGTGTAGCCAATATCTCACGAACGGTTTTCCAGTGGCAGCTTCAGATTGCGCTATTTCGTTTTCGTGATGGGGGAATAAGTTGTCCTCGCCGCCAGTGTGTATGTCGAATGTCTCGCCAAGGTACTTCATAGACATTGCGGAGCACTCTATATGCCATCCCGGTCTGCCGCGCCCGAGAGGAGTATCCCAGTATATGTCACCATCTTCAGGTGTCCATGCTTTCCATAACGCGAAGTCTGCCCAGAGTTCCTTATCGTATTCATCGTGACTTATTCTTGCACCCGCTATAAGTTTATCTGGTCGCTTGCCCGAGAGTTTCCCATAATCCTTGAACTTTGATATTGAGTAATATATGCAGCCATCCTCGCCATAGTAGGCATAGCCTTTTTCGAGTAATTTTTGTATTAACGCCACCATGTCGTCTATATGCTTGGTGGCTTCGGGGTAGAAGTCTGCGCGGTCTATGTTGAGCGTATCGAGGTCCTCGAAGAATGCTTCTTTATACTTTCGCGTGTACTCATCGAGGGAAATCCCTGCTTCCCTTGCGCCTTTTATTGTTTTATCGTCGACATCGGTTATGTTCATGACATGGATAACTTTATATCCTTTGAATTTGAGGTATCTTTTCAAAAGGTCCTCCCACACATAAGCTCTAAAGTTGCCTATGTGGGCATAGTCGTAAACTGTCGGTCCACAGGTGTACATTCTCACGGTAGGCGGGTCCAAAGGAATGAATTCCTCAAGTCTTCTTCCGAGTGTGTTAAAGAATCTAAGCATTTTTTAACCTCTCATTTTGTTGCTTAAGATAAATAAAATTTGACTTACATAGCAATTATTTTTTGTTTATTTGCAATATTTGGCAATCAATTATGAAAACAGCGTGAGTTATGGAATGAATATTTTAACCAAACTTGGTATAGCGGTTGCTCTTGGCGTCGACGCATTTTCGGTTTCCATAGTTGCGGGAAGCACAGTTGAGCATGGACGATTGCGGGCTTTATTCCGCTGTGCCTTCCATTTCGGGTTGTTTCAGACATTGATGACATTGCTCGGATGGGCGCTTATGAGCACGATTCTTGGTGCATTCATCAAATTTAATAATTTAATAGCGTGTGGATTGCTCGTTTTGGTCTCCGTGAAAATGTTTTACAGTTCGTTCGCCAGAAAAGGGGATAGTAGCAGGGTGGTCGACATAACTCGTGGTCTGGATATGGTTATGTTATCTATCGCAACCAGCATCGACGCATTGGCGGTTGGTATGGGACTGGGTGCATTAAAGGTTGATATAGTATCGATAAGTTTAATAATCGGAGTTGTGGCTGCATTGATGAGTTCGATAGGTTTTCTGATTGGAAAGGTAGCGAAGACCATAGTTGGTGACTACGCTGAAGTGGTAGGTGCAGTTATATTGCTTTTTATAGCGATAAAATTATTTCTAATCTGATGAAGCTACAGTTCTAAAGCGGCTTCGTGTTTGTGTGGCAGGATACCTTTTTTCCTGTATGACAGTCCGAGCTTGAATCCCTCCTCAAGAGCATCAAGATTGGTTTTTAAGTATTTTGAACCACCAAATTTGTCCTCGACAGCACCTTTTATCGCATTTTTCGAAACAATTCTTGTGTATGTGGAAAGGAACCCGAGAACGATCATATTGGCAGGTATAGGAGTATTGAATTTATCCATACTCGTCTCGATAAAGGGAACGGTTATCGTTACGGCAGGTCCTACGGGTGATTCTGCCGCAGATGAGTCAGCTATCACCAATCCTTCGGGTTTAACATGCTGCGCGTAGTACTCGTATGAGCTTGGAGTGAGAGCTATCAGCAAGTCTGGCTTCAAACACTCTGGGAAGTAAATTTCTTTATCGCTAATCACGACATCGGCAAGTGTCGCTCCGCCACGAGCCTCAGGACCATAATGCTGGCTCTGGGCAACATTTCTTCCATCGCCAATGGCTATGGCTTCACCAAGAAGCATCCCCATAGATATTATTCCCTGTCCACCAGCTCCCACAATCCTTATTTCAAACCTATCCACTTTGGGCGGTAGAAGTCCGGGGAATTCCTCTTTTTTTGCCTTTGTGTTTTTGGTTTTTCTTTTTTTTCTTTTGTCTTGCATTTTAACTCT includes:
- the cysS gene encoding cysteine--tRNA ligase; this translates as MLRFFNTLGRRLEEFIPLDPPTVRMYTCGPTVYDYAHIGNFRAYVWEDLLKRYLKFKGYKVIHVMNITDVDDKTIKGAREAGISLDEYTRKYKEAFFEDLDTLNIDRADFYPEATKHIDDMVALIQKLLEKGYAYYGEDGCIYYSISKFKDYGKLSGKRPDKLIAGARISHDEYDKELWADFALWKAWTPEDGDIYWDTPLGRGRPGWHIECSAMSMKYLGETFDIHTGGEDNLFPHHENEIAQSEAATGKPFVRYWLHCAHLIVEGKKMSKSLGNYYTLRDLLEKSYKPMAIRYLLLSTHYRQKLNFTFEGIKAAESAIDRLREFRDMLEEYAAKNIPGTDPKVTEALKDGLEGFERAMDDDLNISPALASIFEMVRTINKISAERGITGADADKGLDILRRINSVLGVLREPRRELPSELERLIKEREEARKRKDYAKADAIREKLRQMGLEIKDTPEGTKWSWKE
- a CDS encoding manganese efflux pump, with product MNILTKLGIAVALGVDAFSVSIVAGSTVEHGRLRALFRCAFHFGLFQTLMTLLGWALMSTILGAFIKFNNLIACGLLVLVSVKMFYSSFARKGDSSRVVDITRGLDMVMLSIATSIDALAVGMGLGALKVDIVSISLIIGVVAALMSSIGFLIGKVAKTIVGDYAEVVGAVILLFIAIKLFLI
- a CDS encoding 2-oxoacid:acceptor oxidoreductase family protein, with protein sequence MQDKRKKRKTKNTKAKKEEFPGLLPPKVDRFEIRIVGAGGQGIISMGMLLGEAIAIGDGRNVAQSQHYGPEARGGATLADVVISDKEIYFPECLKPDLLIALTPSSYEYYAQHVKPEGLVIADSSAAESPVGPAVTITVPFIETSMDKFNTPIPANMIVLGFLSTYTRIVSKNAIKGAVEDKFGGSKYLKTNLDALEEGFKLGLSYRKKGILPHKHEAALEL